A stretch of Podospora bellae-mahoneyi strain CBS 112042 chromosome 5, whole genome shotgun sequence DNA encodes these proteins:
- a CDS encoding hypothetical protein (COG:P; COG:Q; EggNog:ENOG503NZFG), whose product MGLFTYRFIEGLTEAEKQARRRALDNYGLAAQLSDLLPVVLILLYRLTKWVVRERVDGSANGEYAAVPSSPVMKKRREEGVRSWSARKRRLRWWLGEDVVAAGHVYGQRDQWIVGVVWFLWLAVLSVKDTGEDYLHLTKRFGIVAVSQYPLQYLLSLKSLNPFSYLLKSSHEQVNRWHRVSARVTTTLLFIHAALYLNFYIQNNRLYRLGVPLVLAGVVAFFSLNLMLTTALRPVRRFSYRLFFITHLLLAISIPFLILFHAAPARSYMIQALLVFFVDLISRKMDTVTGHAKFESIPGTNLVKLSAAIPHVKINRFRGSPGSHIYLSIPAAARATFQDPTSISHLLFEFLFNPFTVASVGEQESEVTMIARHNGGPMTAALGHYAVLAKQQQQQQQQSPSRSANSLSIPDARNEGKIPLNIEGPYGSVTHFPNLGQFDRVLLVAGGVGATFTVPVYKSVVAENPNAKVKMVWSVRTAGDATWALLREGLMDDENVQIYVTGVTEGRTRGGVWDQQQQDGGEGSGAEGTEMSRMFRRRSGSNSGGSGGGGTGGRFTSLHNRQRPDLRRVVDEMFRHGQEEKVAVVVCGPEEMARELREYVGVWVRRGRVVWFHKEGFGF is encoded by the exons ATGGGACTGTTCACCTACCGCTTCATCGAAGGCCTGACCGAAGCCGAAAAGCAGGCACGGCGTCGGGCGTTGGACAACTACGGCCTTGCGGCTCAGCTTTCGGATTTGctgccggtggtgttgatcttGCTGTATAGGCTGACGAAGTGGGttgtgagggagagggtggatgggagtgCCAATGGGGAGTATGCTGCTGTGCCGAGCTCGccggtgatgaagaagaggagggaggagggggtgaggtctTGGAGcgcgaggaagaggcggttgcggtggtggttgggggaggatgtggttgcGGCGGGGCATGTTTATGGGCAGAGGGATC AATGGATTGTTGGGGTCGTGTGGTTTCTTTGGCTGGCGGTGCTCTCAGTCAAGGATACGGGAGAGG ACTACCTCCACCTAACCAAACGCTTCGGCATCGTCGCCGTCTCCCAGTACCCCCTCCAatacctcctctccctcaagtccctcaaccccttctcctacctcctcaaatcctcccACGAACAAGTCAACCGCTGGCACCGCGTCTCGGCCCGggtaaccaccaccctcttgTTCATCCACGCGGCCCTCTACCTGAACTTCTACATCCAAAACAACCGCCTCTACCGCCTCGGCgtccccctcgtcctcgccggcgtcgtcgcctttttttccctcaacctcatgctcaccaccgccctccgccCCGTCCGCCGCTTCTCCTACcgcctcttcttcatcacccacctcctcctcgccatctccatccccttcctcatcctcttccacgCCGCCCCGGCAAGGTCATACATGATCCAGGCCCTGCTCGTCTTTTTTGTCGATCTGATCTCGAGAAAAATGGACACGGTGACTGGCCACGCAAAGTTTGAGTCCATCCCGGGCACGAACCTCGTCAAACTCAGCGCTGCCATCCCTCACGTCAAGATCAATCGGTTCAGGGGCAGCCCGGGGAGCCACATctacctctccatccccgcagcagcaagagcGACTTTCCAAGACCCGACGAGCATATCGCACCTGCTGTTTGAGTTTCTGTTCAACCCTTTTACTGTCGCGAGCGtgggggagcaggagagcGAGGTGACGATGATTGCGAGGCACAATGGGGGTCCGATGACGGCTGCGCTGGGGCATTATGCTGTTTTGGctaagcagcagcagcagcagcagcagcaatctCCTTCTCGATCCGCCAACAGTTTGTCGATTCCCGACGCGAGAAACGAGGGGAAGATCCCGCTTAACATCGAGGGGCCGTACGGATCGGTGACGCACTTTCCGAATCTCGGCCAGTTTGACAGGGTGCTGCTCGTGGCGGGCGGTGTAGGGGCTACGTTCACTGTGCCGGTGTACAAATCTGTCGTGGCGGAGAACCCGAATGcgaaggtgaagatggttTGGAGCGTGAGGACTGCGGGGGATGCGACGTGGGCGCtgctgagggaggggttaatggatgatgagaatgtGCAGATATATGTCACGGgggtgacggaggggaggacgaggggtggggtttgggatcagcaacagcaggatgggggggaggggagtggagCGGAGGGGACGGAGATGAGCAGGATGTTTAGACGGAGGAGCGGGAGTAATAGCGGcgggagcggtggtggtgggacgggggggaggtttACCAGTTTGCATAATCGGCAGAGGCCggatttgaggagggtggtggatgagatgtTCAGGCatgggcaggaggagaaggtggcggttgtggtgTGCGGgccggaggagatggcgagggagttgagggagtatgtgggtgtttgggtgaggagggggagggtggtttggtTTCACAAGGAGGGttttgggttttga
- a CDS encoding hypothetical protein (EggNog:ENOG503P3CD; COG:U) has product MRIRLPFAGVFTLLLLLSAYAGLSTLQLSPSLPLNDKALHFLTFFLLTLAFYWVIDTTRRRTLNLTLAICTVGGGIGSEILQGLLPNGREFDPYDVVANLVGSLAAVGLCSWYHKRMLERKRQRRYGGEGGAGEELERLHDGEEEDLELGEGLGLGRSFDGQQEQGVTTAAAAAATEERGKSLEEVVDDWDENEVDNWDDEEEEEEESEEDIGGAASAAGRVGVVNGKKRAD; this is encoded by the exons atgagAATACGGCTCCCCTTCGCAG gcgtcttcaccctcctcctcctcctctcagcCTACGCCggcctctccaccctccaactctccccctccctccccctcaacgaCAAAgccctccacttcctcaccttcttcctgtTAACCCTCGCCTTCTACTGGGTAATCGAcaccacccgccgccgcACCCTTAACCTAACCCTCGCCATCTGCAccgtcggcggcggcatcggTTCGGAAATTTTGCAAGGCCTTCTCCCCAACGGTCGGGAGTTTGATCCATATGATGTCGTCGCCAATTTAGTCGGTTcgttggcggcggtggggttgtGTTCGTGGTATCATAAGCGGATGCTGGAAAGAAAACGGCAGAGGAGATatggtggcgagggtggtgctggggaggagctggagaggttgcatgatggagaggaggaggatttggagttgggggaggggttggggttgggcagGAGTTTTGAtgggcagcaggagcagggtgtgacgactgctgctgctgctgctgcgacggaagaaaggggaaagagtttggaggaggtggtggatgattgGGATGAGAATGAGGTGGACAactgggatgatgaggaggaggaagaggaggagagtgaggaggatatcGGGGGGGCTGCTTCGGCtgctgggagggtgggggttgtgaacgggaagaagagagcagATTAG
- the SPT7 gene encoding Transcriptional activator spt7 (BUSCO:EOG09261476; EggNog:ENOG503NXIC; COG:B; COG:K): MSIANGQNAWPPPSASQVNGDRGHGYHGGAADDGLPRTNTPSGGHHPPSLMPEASDLDDEHRRTLFAQKFQVANRRLEMLFGDDGGYDQAALASFTRPPTPPAPLIPAATDHAPIQEPPRKRAKRVIDEDDYGDDDGDDDDDDDEESQDGANRIASKHSSAAAAKTLLSPSKSGSSPVHSVPSPGKQSREDGSQQKVKSSEDARKELEDARTATEEAAKRSFHTLFYTLENDRTAMLEHQQLEESEKQLQAEMDKTGHNSTSQPGSQGGHGSLSNANLGASSLTLKHLIARIDLKRDQVRASDAELRSLMNEVRKNRSKWASEENVGQEELYEALDKVLSELKAHTEFSTPFLNRVNKRDAPDYYNIIRQPMDMGTMTKKLKQLQYKSKTEFVTDLNLIWDNCLRYNQDMAHPFRRLANSMRKEAEKLIPLIPDVVIRPRAEVEAEERRKQNGGDDEDSDDEPIMSSRGRKATKGASKSRKAQSDQKEDTPNLETKPVLQLNGLLARHREGSEIDGSNGFGTPPVAGSITPSGLNGHHSGVSNADAMDIDGPSLNGIHLNQALGEAAEQAFEDDDYKMWKQVTKKDRALIAKERYRLFADGHLNVDEPALLRTKAGMRRFLKSQREAEAHGLLPGSNQADASAAGSKDGIQASETLAEGMEDDVVKNIPAYYEPQTIIPDIDPKLQWVEDGEGQVINQFEDMLQLVPQGHFISPVSKLTNKFDTNIRQMQETRKLCSKISVIKQMQIQTQMYQNQFQKYNPEPFIEQDIEPHFLAGEGPVMAGEVCRAAMQRSVAKIFYHAGFEELQPSALDTITDIAGDYFQKLVRTFNVYREAELKPATGAFAERGAKFQRRYTPEEVILHTLDENGYDIEQLEAYARDDVGKLGSKLSTLHERMKAHLADLLRPALNDAGADGSGAFNDGSEQFVGGDFAEDLGEDFFGFKSLGLDKELGLDMLSVPLHLLQSRVRNQFQLQIQTAGAGVGTVDMFEPLPPSEPVTRDSIQEQIGLVKNFFLAKLHANGDAPLVEDEDLPVKQRRPRPRLGATGKIVSPQKRPPKEQIALAKKKKKMESSGLGMVTAGQNAGSLVGGLGGGSPNKSRKVVVGGGGGGGGVGSITLPTVAAGGGESGTEKEDGGGTQQAGASGGGMGMMSPDSMDVR; the protein is encoded by the exons ATGTCCATCGCAAATGGCCAGAATGCCTGGCCGCCGCCATCGGCAAGCCAGGTCAACGGCGACCGAGGCCACGGTTATCACGGTGGTGCTGCCGACGACGGCCTGCCGCGGACCAATACCCCCAGCGGCGGCCACCACCCGCCCTCACTGATGCCTGAGGCGTccgacctcgacgacgagcATCGCCGCACCCTCTTCGCCCAAAAGTTTCAAGTCGCTAACCGCCGTCTGGAGATGCTGTTTGGTGACGACGGGGGCTACGACCAGGCTGCTCTCGCGTCTTTCACGCGTCCCCCGACCCCACCCGCGCCTTTGATCCCCGCCGCGACCGACCACGCGCCGATTCAAGAACCACCCCGCAAGCGGGCCAAGCGCGTcatcgacgaggacgactacggcgacgacgacggtgacgacgacgacgacgatgacgaggaatcCCAAGACGGCGCCAATCGCATTGCTTCTAAACACTCTagcgccgctgctgccaagaCTTTGCTATCCCCATCAAAATCGGGAAGCTCCCCAGTGCATTCGGTGCCATCCCCTGGGAAACAGAGCAGAGAGGATGGATCGCAACAAAAAGTCAAGTCGTCAGAGGATGCGCgcaaggagttggaggatgcgCGCACCGCGACagaggaggctgccaagcGCAGCTTTCACACGCTATTCTACACCCTAGAAAACGACCGGACCGCCATGCTCGAGCACCAGCAGCTGGAAGAATCAGAAAAACAACtgcaggccgagatggacaAGACGGGTCACAACAGCACAAGTCAGCCGGGGAGCCAGGGCGGCCACGGCTCGCTCAGCAATGCCAACCTGGGCGCCTCGAGCCTGACGTTGAAGCACCTCATTGCCAGGATAGACCTCAAAAGAGACCAGGTTCGGGCCTCGGATGCCGAGCTGCGCTCGCTCATGAACGAAGTCCGCAAGAACCGGAGCAAATGGGCGAGTGAGGAGAACGTAGGACAGGAGGAGCTCTACGAGGCACTGGACAAGGTGCTCAGCGAGCTCAAGGCGCACACCGAGTTTTCGACGCCGTTTCTGAACCGCGTCAACAAGAGGGATGCGCCAGATTACTACAACATAATCAGACAACCGATGGACATGGGGACCATGAcgaagaagctcaagcagcTTCAATACAAGTCCAAGACCGAGTTCGTCACGGACCTGAACCTGATCTGGGACAACTGCCTCCGGTACAACCAGGACATGGCCCACCCTTTCCGGCGCCTTGCCAACTCGATGcgcaaggaggccgagaagctaaTACCCCTGATTCCGGATGTTGTCATCAGGCCAAGGGCGGAGGTGGAAGCCGAGGAAAGAAGGAAGCAAAACGGgggagatgacgaggacagCGACGACGAGCCGATCATGTCCTCGCGGGGTCGCAAGGCAACAAAGGGGGCGAGCAAGTCCCGGAAGGCGCAGTCGGACCAAAAAGAAGATACCCCAAACCTGGAGACGAAGCCGGTGCTGCAGTTGAATGGACTTTTGGCGAGGCATAGGGAGGGGTCCGAGATTGACGGCAGCAACGGCTTTGGGACGCCGCCGGTGGCTGGATCCATCACGCCCAGCGGCTTGAACGGGCATCATTCCGGTGTCAGTAATGCTGATGCGATGGATATTGACGGGCCATCGCTGAACGGGATTCATCTGAATCAAGCGCTGGGCGAGGCGGCGGAGCAGGCgtttgaagatgatgattaCAAGATGTGGAAGCAGGTCACGAAGAAGGACCGGGCGTTGATAGCGAAGGAGCGATATCGGTTGTTTGCGGATGGGCATTTGAATGTGGACGAGCCGGCGTTGTTGAGGACCAAGGCTGGGATGAGGCGGTTTCTAAAGTcgcagagggaggcggaggcgcaTGGGCTTTTGCCGGGGTCGAATCAGGCTGATGCTTCGGCGGCTGGGTCGAAGGATGGGATCCAGGCGTCGGAGAcgttggcggaggggatggaAGATGATGTGGTGAAGAACATACCTGCGTACTATGAGCCTCAGACGATCATCCCGGACATTGATCCGAAGCTCCagtgggtggaggatggtgaagggCAGGTTATCAACCAGTTTGAGGACATGCTGCAGCTGGTTCCTCAGGGGCACTTCATCTCGCCCGTGAGCAAGCTGACGAACAAGTTTGATACAAACATTCGGCAGATGCAGGAGACGAGGAAGCTGTGTTCCAAGATCAGCGTCATCAAGCAGATGCAGATCCAGACAcag ATGTACCAAAACCAATTCCAAAAGTACAATCCCGAACCCTTCATCGAGCAGGATATCGAGCCCCATTTCCTCGCCGGCGAGGGCCCGGTCATGGCGGGAGAAGTCTGCCGCGCAGCCATGCAGCGCTCCGTAGCCAAGATCTTCTACCACGCCGGCTTCGAGGAGCTCCAACCTTCTgccctcgacaccatcaccgacatTGCAGGAGACTACTTCCAAAAGCTCGTCCGAACCTTCAACGTCTATCGCGAAGCGGAACTCAAGCCCGCCACGGGTGCCTTTGCGGAAAGGGGCGCAAAGTTTCAACGCCGGTACACCCCCGAAGAAGTCATCCTCCACACCCTCGACGAAAACGGCTACGACATTGAGCAGCTTGAAGCCTACGCCCGCGACGACGTCGGCAAGCTAGGCAGCAAATTGTCAACCCTCCACGAAAGGATGAAAGCCCACCTCGccgacctcctccggccGGCCCTCAACGACGCGGGAGCCGACGGCTCGGGAGCCTTCAACGACGGCTCGGAGCAGTTTGTGGGAGGGGACTTTGCCGAGGACCTCGGGGAGGACTTTTTCGGGTTCAAGTCTCTCGGTTTGGACAAAGAGCTCGGGCTGGACATGCTGTCTGTCCCGCTGCACCTGCTCCAATCCCGGGTGAGGAACCAGTTTCAGCTGCAGATCCAGacggcgggggcgggggtggggacGGTGGACATGTTTGAGCCGCTGCCGCCATCGGAGCCGGTTACTAGGGACTCGATCCAGGAGCAGATCGGGCTGGTCAAGAACTTCTTCTTGGCGAAGCTGCATGCTAACGGGGACGCGCCGCTtgtggaggacgaggacttGCCTGTGAAGCAGcggaggccgaggccgaggttggGGGCGACGGGCAAGATTGTTAGTCCGCAGAAGCGGCCGCCGAAGGAGCAGATTGCgctggcgaagaagaagaagaagatggagagtagcgggttggggatggtTACTGCGGGGCAGAATGCGGGGAgtttggttggtgggttgggaggggggagtcCGAATAAGAGTAGgaaggttgtggttggtggtggtggtggtggtggtggtgttgggagcATAACGCTGCCGACGGTGGCGGctgggggcggggagagCGGGactgagaaggaggatggtggtgggacgCAACAGGCGGGGgcgagtggtggtgggatggggatgatgagtcCGGATAGTATGGATGTtaggtga
- the SHM2 gene encoding Serine hydroxymethyltransferase, cytosolic (COG:H; EggNog:ENOG503NVHZ): MASSTYALSEEHKQLLEKSLVDSDPEVAEIMKHEIQRQRESIILIASENVTSRAVFDALGSPMSNKYSEGLPGARYYGGNQHIDEIELLCQKRALEAFHLDPAKWGVNVQCLSGSPANLQVYQAIMPPHGRLMGLDLPHGGHLSHGYQTPQRKISAVSTYFETMPYRVNLDTGIIDYDQLEKNAQLFRPKILVAGTSAYCRLIDYERMRKIADSVGAYLVVDIAHISGLVASGVIPTPFEYADVVTTTTHKSLRGPRGAMIFFRKGVRSVDAKTGKETLYDLEDKINFSVFPGHQGGPHNHTITALAVALKQAASPEFKAYQEKVVANAKTLERVFKEQGHKLVSDGTDSHMVLLDLRPFALDGARVEALLEQINITCNKNAVPGDKSALTPGGLRIGTPAMTSRGFGEADFERVAKYIDESIKLCKEVQAALPKEANKLKDFKAKVASGEVPRINELKKEIAEWSSTFPLPVEGWRVDAGL; the protein is encoded by the exons ATGGCCTCCAGCACATACGCCCTCTCCGAGGAGCACAAGCAG CTCCTCGAGAAGTCCCTCGTGGACTCTGACCCCGAGGTCGCTGAGATCATG AAGCACGAGATCCAGCGTCAGCGCGAgtccatcatcctcatcgcctcCGAGAACGTCACCTCCCGCGCCGTTTTCGATGCCCTCGGCTCCCCCATGTCCAACAAGTACTCTGAGGGTCTCCCCGGCGCTCGTTACTATGGCGGCAACCAGCACATCGACGAGATCGAGCTTCTCTGCCAGAAGCGTGCCCTTGAGgccttccacctcgacccCGCGAAGTGGGGTGTCAACGTTCAGTGCTTGAGCGGCAGCCCTGCCAACCTCCAGGTCTACCAGGCCATCATGCCTCCTCATGGCAGACTCATGGGTCTCGACCTCCCCCACGGTGGCCATCTGAGCCACGGTTACCAGACCCCCCAGCGCAA GATCTCTGCTGTCTCCACCTACTTCGAGACCATGCCCTACCGTGTCAACCTTGACACTGGCATCATTGACTACGACCAGCTCGAGAAGAACGCTCAGCTCTTCCGCCCCAAGATCCTCGTCGCCGGTACTTCGGCCTACTGCCGCCTCATCGACTACGAGCGCATGCGCAAGATTGCCGACTCGGTTGGTGCCTACCTCGTTGTCGACATTGCCCACATCTCTGGTCTCGTTGCCTCCGGCGTCATCCCCACTCCTTTCGAGTATGCCGAtgtcgtcaccaccaccactcacaaGTCCCTCCGTGGTCCCCGTGGTGCCATGATCTTCTTCCGCAAGGGCGTCCGCTCCGTTGATGCCAAGACCGGCAAGGAAACCCTCTACGACCTCGAGGACAAGATCAACTTCTCCGTCTTCCCCGGGCACCAGGGCGGCCCTcacaaccacaccatcaccgctCTTGCCGTTGCCCTCAAGCAGGCCGCCTCCCCCGAGTTCAAGGCTTACCAGGAGAAGGTTGTTGCCAACGCCAAGACCCTCGAGAGAGTCTTCAAGGAGCAGGGCCACAAGCTCGTCTCTGACGGTACCGACTCCCACATggtcctcctcgacctccgcCCCTTCGCTCTTGACGGTGCCCGTGTCGAGGCTCTCCTCGAGCAGATCAACATCACTTGCAACAAGAACGCCGTCCCCGGCGACAAGAGCGCTCTTACCCCTGGTGGTCTCCGTATTGGTACTCCCGCTATGACCTCTCGTGGCTTCGGCGAGGCCGACTTCGAGCGCGTCGCCAAGTATATCGACGAGAGCATCAAGCTCTGCAAGGAGGTCCAGGCTGCTCTCCCCAAGGAGgccaacaagctcaaggacTTCAAGGCCAAGGTTGCCTCTGGCGAGGTTCCCCGCATCAacgagctcaagaaggagatcGCTGAGTggtcctccaccttccccctccccgttGAGGGCTGGAGAGTCGACGCTGGCCTTTAA
- the APR1 gene encoding aspartic proteinase precursor (EggNog:ENOG503NW5J; MEROPS:MER0000941; COG:O): MKGALLTAAVLLGAAQAGGTHKLKLKKVPLAEQLEAVPLETQMKHLGQKYMGIRPQQSHANAVFQGSLADPKGIHPVPISNFMNAQYFSEITIGTPPQSFKVVLDTGSSNLWVPSVDCGSIACYLHSKYDSSASSTFKANGSSFEIRYGSGSLSGYVSQDTMTIGDIKIKEQDFAEATSEPGLAFAFGRFDGIMGLGFDRISVNGIVPPFYKMIEQKLIDEPVFAFKLADTEGESEVTFGGVDKDAYKGKLITIPLRRKAYWEVDFDAISYGDDTADLENTGIILDTGTSLIALPSQLAEMLNAQIGAKKGYTGQYTVDCAKRDSMKDVTFNLAGYNFTLGPYDYVLEAGSSCISSFFPMDMPEPVGPLAILGDSFLRRYYSIYDLGANTVSLAEAK; this comes from the exons ATGAAGGGCGCTCTTCTTACCGCAGCTGTGCTGCTCGGAGCCGCTCAGGCCGGTGGCACccacaagctcaagctcaagaaggtCCCTCTTGCTGAGCAGCTG GAGGCGGTCCCTCTCGAGACTCAGATGAAGCACCTCGGCCAGAAGTACATGGGCATCCGGCCTCAGCAGAGCCATGCCAATGCTGTCTTCCAGGGCTCGCTCGCCGACCCTAAGGGCATCCACCCCGTTCCCATCTCGAACTTTATGAACGCTCAGT ACTTCTCCGAGATTACTATTGGTACTCCTCCCCAGTCTTTTAAGGTGGTCCTGGACACGGGAAGTTCTAATCTTTGGGTGCCGTCGGTGGATTGCGGGTCTATCGCCTGCTACCTGCACTCCAAGTATGACTCCTCTGCGTCTTCGACCTTCAAGGCCAACGGGTCTTCGTTTGAGATTCGGTACGGCTCCGGGTCGCTCAGTGGTTACGTGTCGCAAGACACCATGACTATTGGCGACATCAAGATTAAGGAGCAGGATTTCGCCGAGGCCACCAGCGAGCCTGGTCTGGCCTTCGCCTTTGGCCGTTTCGATGGTATCATGGGTCTCGGTTTTGACAGAATCTCGGTGAACGGGATCGTGCCCCCCTTCTACAAGATGATTGAGCAGAAGCTCATTGATGAGCCTGTGTTTGCTTTCAAGCTTGCAGATACCGAGGGCGAGTCCGAGGTTACCTTTGGCGGTGTCGACAAGGACGCGTACAAGGGCAAGCTTATCACGATTCCCCTCAGACGTAAGGCCTACTGGGAGGTGGACTTTGACGCCATCTCCTATGGTGACGACACTGCTGATCTCGAGAACACCGGTATCATCCTCGATACCGgcacctccctcatcgcgCTGCCCAGCCAGCTCGCTGAGATGCTGAACGCTCAGATCGGTGCCAAGAAGGGCTACACTGGTCAGTACACTGTCGACTGCGCCAAGCGTGACTCGATGAAGGATGTCACGTTCAACCTTGCTGGCTATAACTTCACTCTTGGCCCCTACGACTACGTCCTCGAGGCTGGCAGCAGCTGCATctcgtccttcttccccatGGACATGCCCGAGCCGGTCGGACCTCTCGCTATTCTGGGAGACTCCTTCCTGCGCAGATACTACTCTATCTACGACCTTGGCGCCAACACTGTCAGCCTTGCCGAGGCCAAGTAG